A genomic region of Micromonospora sp. NBC_01796 contains the following coding sequences:
- the tal gene encoding transaldolase, with protein sequence MTDRLGELSAAGVAVWLDDLSRVRLSSGGLDQLRREKHMVGVTTNPTIFAKALSDADEYNWQLRDLAVRGVSVEEAVRMLTTYDVRWATDVMRPAYDSSAGVDGRVSIEVDPRLAYETEKTVAEAKSLWWLVDRPNLYIKIPATEAGLPAITATLAEGISVNVTLIFGLDRYSQVMEAFLAGLEQAKANGHDLTKIGSVASFFVSRVDSEVDKRLEKIGSAEAKALKGKAAVANAQLAYERYTEVFSSDRWQALADAGAHPQRPLWASTSTKNPDYRDVIYVEELVAPGTVNTMPEAVIHAYADHGETRGDTITGSFDAARKVFADLGKVGIDFDDVIETLEREGVEKFEASWEELLDGVRKSLEAAAKGASQPNAAAQDNAQAAQQAGGNA encoded by the coding sequence ATGACGGACAGGTTGGGTGAGCTCAGCGCGGCGGGTGTCGCGGTCTGGCTCGATGATCTTTCAAGGGTGCGGCTCAGCTCCGGCGGGCTGGATCAGCTGCGACGCGAGAAGCACATGGTCGGGGTCACCACGAACCCGACGATCTTCGCCAAGGCGCTCAGCGACGCCGACGAGTACAACTGGCAGTTGCGTGACCTGGCCGTCCGCGGTGTTTCCGTGGAAGAGGCCGTACGCATGCTGACCACGTACGACGTCCGGTGGGCCACCGACGTGATGCGCCCGGCGTACGACAGCTCGGCCGGGGTGGACGGGCGGGTGTCGATCGAGGTCGACCCGCGGCTCGCGTACGAGACCGAGAAGACCGTCGCCGAGGCGAAGTCGCTCTGGTGGCTGGTCGACCGGCCGAACCTCTACATCAAGATCCCGGCGACCGAGGCCGGCCTGCCGGCGATCACCGCGACCCTGGCCGAGGGGATCAGCGTCAACGTCACGCTGATCTTCGGGCTGGACCGCTACTCGCAGGTGATGGAGGCCTTCCTGGCCGGCCTGGAGCAGGCGAAGGCGAACGGGCACGACCTGACCAAGATCGGTTCGGTCGCCTCGTTCTTCGTCTCCCGCGTCGACTCCGAGGTCGACAAGCGGCTGGAGAAGATCGGCTCGGCCGAGGCGAAGGCACTCAAGGGCAAGGCCGCTGTCGCCAACGCCCAGCTCGCCTACGAGCGCTACACCGAGGTCTTCTCCTCCGACCGCTGGCAGGCGCTCGCCGACGCCGGTGCGCACCCGCAGCGCCCGCTCTGGGCCTCCACCTCCACGAAGAACCCGGACTACCGCGACGTGATCTACGTCGAGGAACTGGTCGCGCCCGGTACGGTCAACACCATGCCGGAAGCGGTCATCCACGCGTACGCCGACCACGGCGAGACCCGGGGTGACACCATCACCGGCTCGTTCGACGCCGCCCGCAAGGTCTTCGCCGACCTCGGCAAGGTCGGCATCGACTTCGACGACGTGATCGAAACGCTGGAGCGCGAGGGCGTGGAGAAGTTCGAGGCGAGCTGGGAGGAACTGCTCGACGGCGTACGCAAGTCGCTCGAGGCAGCGGCCAAGGGTGCCAGCCAGCCCAACGCGGCGGCCCAGGACAACGCCCAGGCAGCCCAGCAGGCGGGGGGCAACGCGTGA
- the tkt gene encoding transketolase, with product MAAKRPAQSPLNWSDLDRRAVDTVRVLAMDAVEKAGNGHPGTAMSLAPAAYLIFNRLLKHDPTDAAWPGRDRFVLSAGHSSLTLYIQLYLSGYGLGLDDLKSLRQWGSLTPAHPEHGHTVGVETTTGPLGQGIGNAVGMAMAARRERGLLDPDAEPGQSVFDHHIWCIASDGDIEEGISHEASSLAAHQKLGNLVLIYDDNEISIEDDTRIAKSEDVTARYAAYGWHVQTVDWRAGDADKGDYHEDVEALYAALNAAKENTDRPSFIALRTIIGWPAPNKQNTGKIHGSALGADEVAATKKILGFDPAQNFAVADEVLAHARGTVERGQAEHAEWNKAYEAWAKANPERKALHDRLSTRTLPDGWTDALPTWPADAKGVATRAASGKVLEALAPVLPELWGGSADLAESNNTTMKGEPSFIPAEYATKDFPGHEYGRTLHFGIREHAMGAILNGIALHGGTRPYGGTFLVFSDYMRPSVRLAALMKLPVAYVWTHDSIGLGEDGPTHQPVEHLSTLRAIPGLDVIRPADANETAWAWRQALTNTDRPAALALSRQPLPTLDRETLAPAEGTAKGGYVLAEASTAQPDVILIGTGSEVQLCLTARDRLEAAGTPTRVVSMPCQEWFQEQDSAYRESVLPRAVKARVSVEAGIAMSWRHLVGDLGESVSLEHYGASAPHTVLFEQFGFTPDHIVAAAHASLAKVGEITGSTTGN from the coding sequence GTGGCTGCCAAACGACCCGCGCAATCTCCGCTGAACTGGTCCGACCTCGATCGTCGGGCCGTCGATACCGTTCGTGTGCTGGCCATGGATGCCGTGGAGAAAGCCGGCAACGGCCACCCCGGCACGGCGATGAGCCTGGCGCCGGCCGCGTACCTGATTTTCAACCGGCTGCTGAAGCACGACCCCACCGACGCGGCCTGGCCGGGTCGGGACCGGTTCGTCCTCTCCGCCGGCCACTCCAGCCTCACCCTCTACATCCAGCTCTATCTGAGCGGGTACGGGCTCGGCCTGGATGACCTGAAGTCGTTGCGCCAGTGGGGTTCGCTCACCCCGGCCCACCCCGAGCACGGTCACACCGTCGGCGTCGAGACCACCACCGGCCCGCTCGGCCAGGGAATCGGCAACGCGGTCGGGATGGCGATGGCGGCCCGCCGCGAACGCGGCCTGCTGGACCCGGATGCCGAGCCCGGCCAGTCCGTCTTCGACCACCACATCTGGTGCATCGCCTCGGACGGCGACATCGAGGAGGGCATCAGCCACGAGGCCAGCTCCCTCGCCGCGCACCAGAAGCTCGGCAACCTCGTACTGATCTACGACGACAACGAGATCTCGATCGAGGACGACACCCGGATCGCCAAGAGCGAGGACGTCACCGCGCGGTACGCCGCGTACGGCTGGCACGTGCAGACCGTCGACTGGCGCGCCGGTGACGCCGACAAGGGCGACTACCACGAGGACGTCGAGGCGCTCTACGCCGCGCTGAACGCCGCCAAGGAGAACACCGACCGGCCCTCGTTCATCGCGCTGCGCACCATCATCGGGTGGCCCGCGCCGAACAAGCAGAACACCGGCAAGATCCACGGTTCGGCGCTCGGTGCCGACGAGGTCGCCGCCACCAAGAAGATCCTCGGCTTCGACCCGGCGCAGAACTTCGCCGTCGCCGACGAGGTGCTCGCGCACGCCCGGGGCACCGTCGAGCGGGGCCAGGCCGAGCACGCCGAGTGGAACAAGGCGTACGAGGCGTGGGCGAAGGCGAACCCCGAGCGCAAGGCGCTGCACGACCGCCTCTCCACCCGTACGCTGCCCGACGGCTGGACCGACGCGCTGCCGACGTGGCCGGCGGACGCCAAGGGCGTCGCCACCCGGGCCGCCTCGGGCAAGGTACTGGAGGCGCTCGCCCCGGTGCTGCCCGAACTCTGGGGCGGCTCGGCCGACCTGGCCGAGAGCAACAACACCACGATGAAGGGCGAGCCGTCGTTCATCCCGGCCGAGTACGCGACCAAGGACTTCCCCGGTCACGAGTACGGCCGCACCCTGCACTTCGGCATCCGTGAGCACGCCATGGGCGCGATCCTCAACGGCATCGCGCTGCACGGCGGCACCCGCCCCTACGGCGGCACGTTCCTGGTCTTCAGCGACTACATGCGCCCATCGGTACGGCTCGCCGCGCTGATGAAGCTGCCGGTCGCCTACGTCTGGACGCACGACTCGATCGGCCTCGGCGAGGACGGCCCGACCCACCAGCCGGTCGAGCACCTCTCCACGCTGCGCGCCATCCCCGGCCTGGACGTGATCCGGCCGGCCGACGCCAACGAGACCGCGTGGGCCTGGCGGCAGGCGCTGACCAACACCGACCGTCCGGCCGCGCTGGCGCTGAGCCGGCAGCCGTTGCCGACCCTCGACCGGGAGACCCTCGCCCCCGCCGAGGGCACGGCCAAGGGCGGTTACGTGCTGGCCGAGGCGTCCACCGCGCAGCCCGACGTGATCCTCATCGGGACCGGCTCCGAGGTGCAGCTCTGCCTCACCGCCCGGGACCGCCTGGAGGCGGCCGGCACCCCGACCCGGGTCGTGTCGATGCCGTGCCAGGAGTGGTTCCAGGAGCAGGACTCGGCGTACCGCGAGTCGGTCCTCCCGCGCGCCGTCAAGGCCCGGGTCAGCGTCGAGGCCGGCATCGCCATGTCCTGGCGTCACCTGGTCGGCGACCTCGGCGAGAGCGTGAGCCTGGAACACTACGGTGCGAGCGCACCGCACACGGTCCTGTTCGAGCAGTTCGGCTTCACTCCCGACCACATCGTCGCCGCCGCACACGCGTCGCTGGCGAAGGTCGGCGAGATCACTGGTTCCACCACCGGTAACTGA
- a CDS encoding heme o synthase — protein MSTITERPVATSPAGEPEAETPAGSVTGGRDLGAVVRSYVSLTKPRIVELLLVTTVPAMMLAARGLGSIWLIVVVLVGGSLAAGAANALNCYIDRDIDQLMRRTKRRPLPTHTVAPRSALIFGLTLAVVSVVLMAVFTNWLATALTLGAIVYYDLVYTMWLKRTTPQNTFWGGICGAAPVLIGWAAVTGSLSPAAWALFALVFFWQMPHFYALAIKYKDDYARAGIPMLPVVASIRRVGIEIVAFSWLTVAASLAAWPVSPELGPIYGGTAVVVGAIFLLEAHRLQSRGRRGEPLKPMRLFHWSTTYLTILFVAVALDALV, from the coding sequence GTGAGCACGATCACCGAGCGACCGGTCGCCACCAGCCCTGCGGGGGAGCCGGAGGCCGAAACGCCGGCCGGCTCGGTCACCGGGGGTCGTGACCTCGGCGCGGTGGTCCGGTCGTACGTCTCGCTCACCAAGCCCCGGATCGTCGAGCTGCTGCTGGTGACGACGGTGCCGGCGATGATGCTGGCGGCGCGCGGGCTGGGGTCGATCTGGCTGATCGTGGTGGTGCTGGTCGGCGGGTCGCTGGCCGCGGGTGCCGCCAACGCGTTGAACTGCTACATCGACCGTGACATCGACCAGTTGATGCGGCGTACCAAGCGGCGTCCGCTGCCGACGCACACGGTGGCGCCGCGCAGCGCGCTGATTTTCGGTCTGACCCTGGCCGTGGTGTCGGTGGTCCTGATGGCGGTCTTCACCAACTGGCTCGCCACCGCGCTGACCCTGGGCGCGATCGTCTACTACGACCTCGTCTACACCATGTGGCTCAAGCGCACCACGCCGCAGAACACGTTCTGGGGCGGGATCTGCGGTGCGGCACCGGTGCTGATCGGCTGGGCCGCGGTGACCGGTTCGCTGTCGCCGGCCGCATGGGCGCTGTTCGCGCTGGTCTTCTTCTGGCAGATGCCGCACTTCTACGCCCTGGCCATCAAGTACAAGGACGACTACGCGCGGGCGGGCATCCCGATGCTGCCTGTGGTGGCGTCGATCCGGCGGGTCGGCATCGAGATCGTCGCCTTCTCCTGGCTGACCGTGGCCGCCTCGCTGGCGGCCTGGCCGGTGAGCCCGGAGCTGGGCCCGATCTACGGCGGTACGGCCGTGGTGGTCGGGGCGATCTTCCTGCTGGAGGCGCACCGGTTGCAGAGCCGGGGCCGCCGGGGTGAGCCGCTCAAGCCGATGCGGCTGTTCCACTGGTCGACCACGTACCTGACGATCCTGTTCGTCGCGGTCGCGCTCGACGCCCTCGTCTGA
- a CDS encoding ATP-grasp domain-containing protein, translating to MSDIHGATRGEPRVALVTCAELGDLDPDDRLVLGPLTARGVRAQPAVWDDPGVDWAAYDLVVLRSPWDYAPRRDEFVGWAATVPHLANPAEVVRWNTDKRYLSELSDAGVPVVPTVWVEPGGPWEPPSTGEYVIKPAISAGSLDTGRYDLSDPGVRDLARRHVDRLGAAGRLTMVQPYLSAVDTVGETALLFLAGPDGLSFSHAICKGAMLTGPDLDTPELFRPEKITPRTPGAAERAVADRVLAALPGGTDRLLYARVDLIPGPDGAPVLVEVELTEPSLFLGHDPGAADRLADAILTRLT from the coding sequence TTGTCCGATATCCACGGCGCGACCCGGGGGGAGCCCCGGGTCGCTCTTGTTACCTGTGCCGAGCTGGGCGACCTGGATCCGGACGACCGGCTGGTGCTCGGGCCGCTGACCGCCCGGGGCGTACGGGCGCAACCGGCGGTCTGGGACGACCCCGGTGTCGACTGGGCCGCGTACGACCTCGTGGTGCTCCGCTCGCCCTGGGACTACGCCCCACGCCGGGACGAGTTCGTCGGCTGGGCGGCCACCGTGCCGCACCTGGCCAACCCGGCCGAGGTGGTCCGCTGGAACACCGACAAGCGGTACCTGTCCGAGCTGAGCGACGCGGGCGTCCCGGTGGTGCCGACCGTCTGGGTCGAGCCGGGCGGGCCCTGGGAGCCGCCGTCGACCGGCGAGTACGTGATCAAACCCGCGATCAGCGCCGGCAGCCTGGACACCGGCCGTTACGACCTGTCCGACCCCGGCGTACGCGACCTGGCTCGGCGGCACGTCGACCGGCTCGGGGCGGCCGGGCGGCTGACCATGGTGCAGCCGTACCTGAGCGCGGTGGACACGGTCGGGGAGACGGCGCTGCTGTTCCTCGCCGGCCCGGACGGGCTCTCGTTCAGCCACGCGATCTGCAAGGGCGCGATGCTGACCGGGCCGGACCTGGACACCCCCGAGCTGTTCCGGCCAGAGAAGATCACTCCCCGCACCCCCGGCGCGGCCGAGCGGGCCGTGGCGGACCGGGTCCTGGCTGCCCTGCCCGGCGGCACCGATCGGCTGCTCTACGCCCGGGTGGACCTGATTCCCGGCCCGGACGGCGCCCCGGTGCTGGTCGAGGTCGAGCTGACCGAGCCGTCGCTGTTCCTGGGCCACGACCCCGGCGCCGCCGACCGCCTCGCCGACGCGATCCTCACCCGCCTCACCTGA
- a CDS encoding COX15/CtaA family protein, with protein sequence MNRFGRPTVSLPLLRRLALASVVANVGIVVTGGAVRLTGSGLGCPTWPRCTDESYTTTPALGINGAIEFGNRTLTGVVGLIALAGLIAALLYRPRRRSLVLLAGAVLLGIAAQAVIGGITVRMHLNPGVVGVHFIVSMLLLLSTYAFWRRVGEEDGPARLTVPRPARTLAWLTTAVSGAVIVVGVLVTGSGPHAGDAAAARNGLDSQAISQFHADVVFLLVGLTVGLLLALRAAGARPIAVRAAAVLLAVELGQGLIGVVQYLTNLPALLVGAHMLGACLVWLATLSVLWATRERLPAVPAVAVDHTVASATPAPALSR encoded by the coding sequence GTGAACCGATTCGGCCGCCCTACGGTCAGCCTTCCGCTCCTGCGCCGCCTCGCGCTCGCCTCGGTGGTCGCCAACGTCGGCATCGTGGTCACCGGGGGCGCCGTACGGCTCACCGGGTCCGGGCTCGGCTGCCCCACCTGGCCCCGCTGCACCGACGAGTCGTACACCACCACACCGGCGCTGGGCATCAACGGGGCGATCGAGTTCGGCAACCGTACGCTCACCGGCGTGGTCGGGCTGATCGCCCTCGCCGGGCTGATCGCGGCACTGCTGTACCGGCCCCGCCGCCGGTCCCTGGTGCTGCTCGCCGGGGCGGTCCTGCTCGGCATCGCGGCGCAGGCGGTGATCGGCGGGATCACCGTACGGATGCACCTGAACCCGGGTGTGGTCGGCGTCCACTTCATCGTCTCGATGCTCCTGCTGCTCTCCACGTACGCGTTCTGGCGTCGGGTGGGCGAGGAGGACGGCCCGGCCCGGCTGACCGTGCCCCGACCGGCCCGGACGCTGGCCTGGCTCACCACGGCGGTCAGTGGCGCGGTGATCGTGGTCGGTGTGCTGGTCACCGGCAGCGGACCGCACGCCGGTGACGCCGCCGCCGCCCGCAACGGGCTCGACTCCCAGGCCATCTCCCAGTTCCACGCCGACGTGGTCTTCCTGCTCGTCGGCCTCACCGTGGGCCTGCTGCTCGCGCTGCGCGCGGCCGGCGCCCGGCCGATCGCGGTACGCGCCGCGGCGGTCCTGCTCGCGGTGGAGCTGGGCCAGGGGCTGATCGGCGTCGTGCAGTACCTGACGAACCTGCCCGCGCTGCTGGTCGGCGCGCACATGCTCGGGGCGTGCCTGGTCTGGCTGGCGACGCTGTCGGTGCTCTGGGCGACCAGGGAACGGCTGCCCGCCGTCCCGGCCGTCGCCGTCGACCACACCGTCGCCTCCGCCACGCCCGCCCCCGCCCTGTCCCGCTGA